A genomic region of Homalodisca vitripennis isolate AUS2020 chromosome 5, UT_GWSS_2.1, whole genome shotgun sequence contains the following coding sequences:
- the LOC124362066 gene encoding uncharacterized protein LOC124362066 isoform X2, translated as MESSSHSNEVEADSGLYVRKPRCTNPQHSPEVRVEYIPNYMAPGVQQARRQQQPAHVLNHRPSPSDRQNPASSASKVVMPVQTGKVQATSFNPESRTWMSHPGSSLSNRDAHVLRGNPNPDGLRRVNPLRNSNAGQTNYRNLQAQNSNSSVASQFRRPNYYNHNRNFQSRNFDINKVRNVSVSSFNSGILNRNIQGAQPKRNITQTRGFVWPHRQYITQPNPSEKKSSVVDNQNGAQNPQQAYNLGMNSPHGSRRFNIKVKPEVITHINRPYQTLQHSQ; from the exons ATGGAA agtTCAAGCCATTCAAATGAGGTGGAGGCAGACTCTGGACTGTATGTCCGCAAACCGAGATGCACTAATCCACAACACTCCCCCGAGGTCCGAGTGGAGTACATTCCAAACTACATGGCACCTGGAGTCCAGCAGGCCAGAAGACAACAACAACCAGCCCATGTCCTCAACCACAGACCCTCACCTTCGGATCGTCAGAATCCAGCATCTTCGGCCAGCAAGGTTGTGATGCCAGTACAGACCGGAAAGGTTCAGGCGACAAGCTTCAATCCTGAAAGTCGAACCTGGATGTCACATCCTGGAAGTTCCTTAAGCAACCGTGACGCTCATGTTCTTAGGGGCAATCCCAATCCTGATGGACTTAGACGAGTTAATCCACTTAGAAACTCCAATGCCGGTCAAACCAACTATAGGAATCTTCAAGCCCAAAATTCAAATTCTAGTGTTGCAAGTCAATTCAGGAGACCCAACTACTATAACCACAACAGGAATTTCCAAAGCAGAAATTTCGATATTAATAAGGTAAGAAATGTTTCGGTATCAAGTTTCAACTCTGGTATATTGAATAGAAATATCCAAGGAGCTCAACCCAAACGCAATATTACACAAACCCGTGGTTTTGTCTGGCCCCACAGACAGTACATCACTCAACCAAACCCGTCCGAGAAGAAATCTTCAGTTGTGGATAATCAAAATGGCGCGCAGAATCCACAACAAGCTTACAACCTGGGTATGAACTCTCCTCATGGCTCCAGGCGATTCAATATTAAAGTCAAACCTGAGGTTATTACCCACATTAATAGACCATATCAAACATTGCAGCACTCCCAATAA
- the LOC124362066 gene encoding uncharacterized protein LOC124362066 isoform X1: MKFSFQIFLSLLLFCTGVSGESTAQLGSSSHSNEVEADSGLYVRKPRCTNPQHSPEVRVEYIPNYMAPGVQQARRQQQPAHVLNHRPSPSDRQNPASSASKVVMPVQTGKVQATSFNPESRTWMSHPGSSLSNRDAHVLRGNPNPDGLRRVNPLRNSNAGQTNYRNLQAQNSNSSVASQFRRPNYYNHNRNFQSRNFDINKVRNVSVSSFNSGILNRNIQGAQPKRNITQTRGFVWPHRQYITQPNPSEKKSSVVDNQNGAQNPQQAYNLGMNSPHGSRRFNIKVKPEVITHINRPYQTLQHSQ; encoded by the exons ATGAAGTtcagttttcaaattttcttatCCCTCCTTCTTTTTTGTACTGGTGTAAGTGGAGAATCTACTGCACAGTTAGGG agtTCAAGCCATTCAAATGAGGTGGAGGCAGACTCTGGACTGTATGTCCGCAAACCGAGATGCACTAATCCACAACACTCCCCCGAGGTCCGAGTGGAGTACATTCCAAACTACATGGCACCTGGAGTCCAGCAGGCCAGAAGACAACAACAACCAGCCCATGTCCTCAACCACAGACCCTCACCTTCGGATCGTCAGAATCCAGCATCTTCGGCCAGCAAGGTTGTGATGCCAGTACAGACCGGAAAGGTTCAGGCGACAAGCTTCAATCCTGAAAGTCGAACCTGGATGTCACATCCTGGAAGTTCCTTAAGCAACCGTGACGCTCATGTTCTTAGGGGCAATCCCAATCCTGATGGACTTAGACGAGTTAATCCACTTAGAAACTCCAATGCCGGTCAAACCAACTATAGGAATCTTCAAGCCCAAAATTCAAATTCTAGTGTTGCAAGTCAATTCAGGAGACCCAACTACTATAACCACAACAGGAATTTCCAAAGCAGAAATTTCGATATTAATAAGGTAAGAAATGTTTCGGTATCAAGTTTCAACTCTGGTATATTGAATAGAAATATCCAAGGAGCTCAACCCAAACGCAATATTACACAAACCCGTGGTTTTGTCTGGCCCCACAGACAGTACATCACTCAACCAAACCCGTCCGAGAAGAAATCTTCAGTTGTGGATAATCAAAATGGCGCGCAGAATCCACAACAAGCTTACAACCTGGGTATGAACTCTCCTCATGGCTCCAGGCGATTCAATATTAAAGTCAAACCTGAGGTTATTACCCACATTAATAGACCATATCAAACATTGCAGCACTCCCAATAA